The Acidobacteriota bacterium genome includes a region encoding these proteins:
- a CDS encoding tetratricopeptide repeat protein, with protein MTTRVDHFETARRRRKARRPGLALTGLCILANLVLLLAAQQKPSEVIEQVFGRAQEALRLGEIEAAESDARFIVSASLDQLGALYQSQRRWEKAEKAYLEAARASAFAAESLMGLGIVYLRSGRYEEGRRTLRQLLRLNPLNPDPHHLLGKILFMQGDYQGASSELRDAYSLGPGDMSVAYTLALAYLKQQRPEEAQKVFAEMEERVGSSPRFKVLRGRALRETGYLEEAIRQFRGAIEQDGNFPRAHYYLGLTLLMRHHREAFGEALRHFQVELEHSPDHYPSIFFSGVVLASDQRHEEALPLLERACRLEPQRPDPHLFLGQTLLKLNRYEQAVDHLRQAIRLTPDPEADRFRVANAHFSLGQALLRSGQREEAQVHIEASRRLKRERFDWEAEAVEEQMKGSSGERIADAAPPEAEEGDNPSRQLQAALASHGETSLMLVDLQSQAVESDPQQDRTAAFYARAASSAYQLLARLYAQRQEFAQAARFLELASGWDDGNADLYFNWALACMKADQPECAVEPLIADLRRNPQRDAAKGMLAQAALQLVESKDSAAASQAVGFLIGLHPEVADLHLLKGRVSAVEGRFQEARESFLQARRLNPSIAEVHYFEGMALLRQSKMDEALEAFSRQLEKTPRHAKALYHKAFLLDALGRASEAPPLLEQAIAADPDYAQPYYQLGKMQLKEGKLPQATMNLETASRLSPDASYVHYQLSRAYSLAGRKDEAQEALRRYRQLKKLEEEARLQSVRQLDPPPDSEEQP; from the coding sequence ATGACTACCAGAGTCGATCATTTCGAGACAGCGCGCAGGCGCAGGAAAGCGCGCCGGCCGGGCCTGGCGCTGACGGGTTTGTGCATCCTGGCCAATCTCGTCCTCCTGCTTGCGGCCCAGCAAAAGCCGTCGGAAGTCATCGAGCAGGTCTTTGGTCGCGCTCAGGAGGCTCTGCGCCTGGGGGAAATCGAAGCGGCCGAAAGCGACGCCCGCTTCATCGTCTCCGCCTCGCTCGACCAGTTGGGCGCTCTTTACCAGTCCCAGCGCCGCTGGGAAAAGGCTGAGAAGGCTTATCTGGAGGCCGCCCGCGCCTCGGCCTTCGCCGCCGAGTCGCTGATGGGCCTGGGCATCGTCTACTTGCGCAGCGGACGCTACGAGGAGGGACGCCGGACGCTCAGGCAGTTGCTGCGCCTTAATCCCCTCAATCCCGACCCTCACCACCTGCTGGGCAAGATCCTCTTCATGCAGGGAGACTATCAGGGAGCCTCGTCAGAACTGCGCGACGCCTATTCGCTGGGTCCGGGCGACATGAGCGTGGCCTACACCCTGGCTCTGGCCTATCTCAAGCAGCAGCGTCCCGAGGAGGCCCAGAAGGTCTTCGCCGAGATGGAGGAGAGGGTGGGTTCCTCGCCCCGCTTCAAGGTTTTGCGCGGACGCGCCCTGCGCGAAACAGGCTATTTGGAGGAGGCCATCCGCCAATTTCGCGGCGCCATCGAGCAGGATGGGAATTTCCCCCGCGCTCATTACTATCTGGGACTGACCCTGCTCATGCGCCATCACCGCGAGGCCTTCGGCGAGGCGCTGCGGCACTTTCAGGTTGAACTGGAGCATTCGCCCGACCATTACCCCTCCATCTTTTTCAGCGGAGTGGTGCTGGCCTCCGATCAGCGCCATGAGGAGGCGCTGCCGCTGCTGGAGCGGGCTTGCCGGCTGGAGCCGCAGCGTCCCGATCCGCACCTTTTCCTGGGACAGACGCTGCTCAAGCTGAACCGCTATGAGCAGGCCGTCGATCACCTGCGTCAGGCCATCAGGCTCACGCCCGATCCCGAGGCTGATCGTTTCCGTGTCGCCAACGCTCATTTTTCACTGGGGCAGGCCCTCTTGCGCAGCGGACAGCGGGAGGAAGCCCAAGTCCACATCGAGGCTTCGCGCCGCCTCAAACGCGAGCGTTTCGACTGGGAGGCGGAAGCGGTGGAAGAGCAGATGAAAGGTTCTTCGGGCGAGCGAATTGCCGATGCGGCGCCACCTGAGGCGGAGGAAGGCGATAACCCCTCCCGCCAATTGCAGGCCGCCTTGGCCTCCCACGGCGAAACCTCCCTGATGCTGGTCGACTTGCAGTCACAAGCCGTGGAGTCCGACCCGCAGCAGGACCGAACCGCCGCCTTCTACGCACGCGCCGCTTCAAGCGCCTACCAACTGCTGGCCCGCCTCTACGCGCAGCGCCAGGAATTCGCTCAAGCCGCCCGCTTTCTGGAGTTGGCCTCAGGCTGGGACGACGGCAACGCCGATCTCTACTTCAACTGGGCACTGGCCTGCATGAAGGCCGATCAGCCGGAATGCGCGGTGGAGCCCTTGATCGCCGACCTCAGGCGCAATCCGCAACGCGATGCCGCCAAAGGAATGCTGGCCCAGGCGGCCCTGCAACTGGTGGAGTCCAAGGACAGCGCCGCCGCCAGCCAGGCGGTCGGCTTTCTCATCGGACTCCATCCCGAGGTGGCCGACCTGCACTTGCTCAAGGGACGGGTGTCGGCGGTGGAGGGACGTTTTCAGGAGGCTCGGGAGTCTTTTCTGCAGGCACGCCGCCTCAATCCCTCGATCGCCGAGGTCCACTACTTCGAAGGCATGGCCTTGCTGCGTCAGAGCAAGATGGATGAAGCGCTGGAGGCTTTCAGCCGCCAACTGGAGAAAACTCCCCGGCACGCCAAGGCCCTCTACCACAAGGCCTTCCTGCTCGACGCCCTGGGACGCGCCTCGGAAGCGCCGCCCCTGCTGGAGCAGGCCATTGCGGCCGATCCCGACTACGCCCAGCCCTACTACCAACTGGGAAAGATGCAACTCAAGGAGGGGAAGCTGCCGCAAGCCACCATGAATCTCGAAACGGCCTCGCGCCTCAGTCCCGATGCCTCCTACGTCCACTATCAGCTTTCCCGCGCCTATTCCCTGGCCGGACGCAAGGACGAGGCCCAGGAGGCACTGAGGCGTTACCGGCAGCTCAAGAAGCTGGAAGAGGAGGCACGCCTGCAATCCGTCCGCCAGTTGGACCCGCCGCCCGACAGCGAGGAACAGCCATGA